One part of the Nostoc sp. PCC 7120 = FACHB-418 genome encodes these proteins:
- a CDS encoding IS110 family transposase produces the protein MENISVWVGIDVSKATLDVYIRPIGKALKFANTELEIFNLVEQLKFYDLNLIVLEATGGLETELVIQLQAAMLPVALINPRQGRNFAKATGKLAKTDAIDAQILAHFGEAMKPQVLNIESQASRQLGELISRRRQLVEMQTAEKNRRSRARGKALADIEAHIEYLDERLKQLNQEIEQLTQNNQQWIEKVNLLKTTPGIGQVISTTLVSDLPELGQLTAKQISRLVGVAPINHDSGQHKGKRMINGGRAHVRATLYMGAVVAMRHNPVIKAFYERLVERGKSKKLALTACVHKMLVILNAMVRDNLPWRVTDNLQPIPNA, from the coding sequence ATGGAAAACATCTCTGTGTGGGTAGGCATTGACGTGAGCAAAGCGACCCTCGATGTTTATATCCGTCCCATCGGTAAAGCATTGAAGTTTGCTAATACAGAACTAGAAATATTTAATTTAGTTGAACAATTAAAATTTTATGATTTGAACCTCATCGTACTAGAAGCAACCGGAGGATTAGAAACAGAACTGGTCATTCAACTACAGGCAGCAATGCTACCAGTAGCATTAATCAATCCACGTCAAGGACGAAATTTTGCCAAAGCCACTGGTAAACTCGCCAAAACAGATGCTATCGATGCACAAATATTGGCACACTTTGGGGAAGCAATGAAACCTCAAGTGTTAAACATTGAGTCACAAGCATCTCGTCAATTAGGAGAATTAATTAGTCGTCGAAGACAATTAGTTGAGATGCAAACTGCTGAAAAAAATCGACGCTCACGCGCCCGTGGTAAAGCATTGGCAGATATTGAAGCACACATTGAATATCTTGACGAACGTCTCAAACAACTCAATCAAGAAATTGAGCAATTAACTCAAAACAATCAACAATGGATTGAAAAAGTTAATTTACTCAAAACTACTCCTGGTATTGGCCAAGTTATTTCGACAACTCTGGTTTCTGATTTGCCAGAACTCGGTCAACTCACTGCCAAACAAATTTCTCGCTTAGTTGGTGTTGCACCTATCAATCATGATAGTGGTCAACACAAAGGTAAGCGCATGATTAATGGCGGTCGCGCTCATGTTCGTGCCACTCTTTATATGGGTGCTGTTGTTGCTATGCGTCATAATCCGGTTATCAAGGCCTTTTATGAGCGTCTTGTCGAACGTGGTAAATCGAAAAAATTAGCTCTCACTGCTTGCGTTCATAAAATGTTAGTCATTTTAAATGCAATGGTTCGGGATAATTTACCTTGGCGTGTTACTGACAACTTACAACCCATTCCCAACGCTTAA
- the metH gene encoding methionine synthase: MTHPFLKRLHSPELPVIVFDGAMGTNLQTQNLTAEDFGGVQYEGCNEYLVHTKPEAVAKVHRDFLAVGADVIETDTFGATSIVLAEYDLADQTYYLNKKAAELAKSVAAEFSTPDKPRFVAGSIGPTTKLPTLGHIDFDTLKTCFAEQAEALLDGGVDLLLVETCQDVLQIKAALNGIEEVFGKRGERIPLMVSVTMESMGTMLVGSEINAVLTILEPFPIDILGLNCATGPDLMKPHIKYLAEHSPFVVSCIPNAGLPENVGGQAHYRLTPMELRMALMHFVEDLGVQVIGGCCGTRPEHIQQLAEIAKDLKPKVRQPSLEPAAASIYSTQPYEQDNSFLIVGERLNASGSKKCRDLLNAEDWDGLVSMARSQVKEGAHILDVNVDYVGRDGVRDMHELVSRIVNNVTLPLMLDSTEWEKMEAGLKVAGGKCLLNSTNYEDGEPRFLKVLELAKKYGAGVVIGTIDEEGMARTAEKKFQIAQRAYRQSVEYGIPPTEIFFDTLALPISTGIEEDRENGKATIESISRIRKELPGCHVILGVSNISFGLNSASRMVLNSVFLHEAMTAGMDAAIVSASKILPLSKIEERHQEVCRQLIYDQRKFEGDICIYDPLTELTKLFEGVTTKRNKGVDESLPIEERLKRHIIDGERIGLEAQLTKALEQYPPLEIINTFLLDGMKVVGELFGSGQMQLPFVLQSAETMKAAVAYLEPFMEKSESGNNAKGKVIIATVKGDVHDIGKNLVDIILSNNGYKVINLGIKQPVENIIEAYNQHKADCIAMSGLLVKSTAFMKENLEVFNEKGINVPVILGGAALTPKFVHKDCQNTYKGKVIYGKDAFSDLHFMDKLMPAKATGKWDNSLGFLDEVETEETEPTNHKSPIPSPQSPVPSPQSPVPIDTRRSEAVAIDIPRPTPPFWGTQLLQPSDISLEEIFWHMDLQALIAGQWQFRKPKEQSKEEYQAFLNEKVYPVLETWKQRIIAENLLHPQVIYGYFPCQSEGNTLYVYETNSPNATEITQFEFPRQKSSKRLCIADFFAPKDSGIIDVFPMQAVTVGEIATEFAQKLFANNQYTDYLYFHGLAVQVAEALAEWTHARIRRELGFGAEEPDNIRDILAQRYQGSRYSFGYPACPNIQDQFKQLDLLETSRINLYMDESEQLYPEQSTTAIITYHPVAKYFTA; this comes from the coding sequence ATGACTCATCCTTTCCTGAAACGCCTGCACAGTCCGGAACTTCCGGTTATCGTCTTCGACGGTGCAATGGGAACTAACCTACAAACCCAAAACCTCACGGCTGAGGATTTCGGCGGTGTGCAGTATGAAGGTTGTAACGAATACCTAGTCCACACCAAACCCGAAGCTGTCGCCAAGGTTCACCGCGACTTTCTCGCTGTGGGTGCAGATGTCATCGAAACCGACACTTTCGGTGCGACATCCATTGTTTTGGCGGAATATGACTTAGCAGACCAAACATATTACCTGAACAAGAAAGCCGCCGAACTGGCGAAAAGTGTCGCTGCTGAATTTTCCACACCAGATAAACCCCGGTTTGTTGCTGGTTCCATCGGCCCCACAACCAAACTTCCCACCTTGGGACATATCGACTTTGACACTCTCAAAACTTGCTTTGCTGAACAAGCAGAAGCGCTGTTAGATGGTGGCGTGGATTTACTTTTGGTGGAGACTTGTCAAGATGTGCTGCAAATCAAAGCGGCGCTGAATGGGATAGAAGAAGTCTTTGGCAAGAGAGGGGAACGCATACCCTTGATGGTGTCCGTGACAATGGAAAGCATGGGGACAATGTTGGTCGGTTCCGAAATCAACGCCGTCCTGACAATTTTAGAACCTTTCCCAATTGACATTCTCGGTCTGAACTGTGCCACAGGCCCAGACTTGATGAAACCACATATTAAATATTTGGCTGAACATTCGCCGTTTGTGGTTTCTTGTATTCCTAACGCGGGTTTACCAGAAAACGTTGGTGGTCAAGCACATTATCGCTTAACACCAATGGAATTACGCATGGCGTTGATGCACTTTGTTGAAGATTTGGGTGTCCAAGTGATCGGGGGTTGCTGTGGGACACGTCCAGAACACATTCAACAATTAGCAGAAATTGCCAAGGATTTAAAGCCAAAGGTGAGACAGCCAAGTTTAGAACCTGCGGCTGCATCAATATATAGTACTCAACCCTACGAACAAGATAATTCTTTCTTGATTGTGGGTGAACGCCTCAACGCCAGTGGTTCCAAGAAATGCCGTGATTTGCTGAATGCGGAAGATTGGGACGGATTGGTATCAATGGCGCGATCGCAAGTCAAGGAAGGCGCACATATCCTTGATGTCAACGTTGATTATGTGGGACGGGACGGTGTGCGGGATATGCACGAACTAGTTTCCCGCATTGTGAATAATGTTACACTCCCCTTAATGCTCGACTCCACCGAATGGGAAAAGATGGAGGCGGGTTTAAAGGTGGCTGGTGGTAAGTGTTTGCTGAACTCCACCAACTACGAAGATGGGGAACCACGTTTCTTAAAAGTGTTGGAGTTGGCGAAGAAATATGGCGCGGGTGTTGTTATTGGCACAATTGACGAAGAAGGGATGGCGCGGACAGCCGAGAAAAAGTTTCAAATTGCCCAGCGTGCCTATCGTCAATCGGTAGAATATGGGATTCCCCCCACAGAAATATTCTTTGATACCTTAGCTTTACCAATTTCTACCGGGATTGAAGAAGACCGGGAAAATGGCAAGGCGACAATTGAATCAATTAGCCGTATCCGTAAAGAATTGCCAGGGTGTCATGTTATTTTAGGCGTGTCAAATATATCCTTTGGCTTAAATTCAGCCTCGCGGATGGTCTTAAACTCCGTGTTTCTCCATGAAGCAATGACTGCTGGCATGGATGCGGCGATCGTCAGTGCTAGCAAGATTCTACCACTGTCGAAGATTGAAGAGCGTCATCAAGAAGTCTGCCGCCAGTTAATTTATGACCAGCGTAAATTTGAGGGTGATATCTGCATCTATGACCCCTTAACAGAACTAACTAAATTGTTTGAGGGAGTCACCACCAAACGTAACAAAGGCGTTGATGAAAGCTTACCCATCGAAGAACGACTCAAGCGTCACATTATCGACGGCGAACGCATTGGTTTAGAAGCGCAACTGACAAAAGCCTTAGAACAATATCCACCCCTAGAAATTATCAACACTTTCCTACTAGATGGGATGAAAGTAGTCGGGGAATTGTTCGGTTCAGGACAAATGCAGCTACCTTTCGTTTTACAGTCAGCCGAAACCATGAAAGCGGCGGTAGCCTACCTAGAACCGTTCATGGAAAAATCGGAAAGTGGCAACAATGCCAAAGGTAAAGTAATTATTGCCACCGTGAAAGGCGATGTTCACGACATTGGTAAAAACCTAGTAGACATTATCTTGTCCAACAACGGCTACAAGGTAATTAACCTGGGAATTAAACAGCCGGTGGAAAATATCATCGAGGCTTACAACCAACACAAAGCTGATTGTATTGCCATGAGTGGCTTGCTGGTAAAATCCACCGCATTCATGAAAGAAAATTTGGAGGTCTTCAACGAAAAAGGCATTAATGTTCCTGTAATTTTAGGTGGTGCGGCATTAACCCCGAAATTCGTGCATAAAGATTGCCAAAATACCTACAAAGGTAAAGTCATTTATGGCAAAGATGCTTTCTCAGACCTGCATTTCATGGATAAATTAATGCCAGCCAAAGCCACTGGCAAATGGGACAATTCCTTAGGATTCTTGGATGAAGTAGAAACCGAGGAAACAGAACCTACCAATCACAAATCCCCAATCCCCAGTCCCCAATCCCCAGTCCCCAGTCCCCAGTCCCCAGTCCCTATAGACACCCGACGTTCCGAAGCTGTAGCCATAGACATTCCCCGTCCCACACCACCATTCTGGGGAACGCAATTATTACAGCCTAGCGATATTTCCTTAGAGGAAATATTCTGGCACATGGATTTGCAAGCCTTGATTGCGGGACAATGGCAATTCCGCAAACCCAAAGAACAATCAAAGGAAGAATATCAAGCTTTCTTGAATGAGAAAGTGTATCCAGTTCTAGAAACTTGGAAACAGCGCATCATTGCAGAAAACTTGTTACATCCCCAGGTAATTTATGGGTATTTTCCTTGTCAATCTGAGGGTAATACTTTATATGTTTACGAAACAAACAGCCCAAATGCCACAGAAATCACTCAGTTTGAATTCCCCCGACAAAAGTCATCAAAACGATTATGTATTGCCGATTTCTTTGCACCGAAAGATTCAGGAATCATTGATGTCTTCCCCATGCAGGCGGTGACTGTAGGCGAAATTGCTACAGAGTTCGCGCAAAAATTGTTTGCAAACAATCAATACACTGATTATCTGTATTTTCACGGTTTGGCGGTGCAAGTAGCAGAAGCCTTGGCCGAGTGGACACACGCCAGAATCCGCCGTGAGTTAGGGTTCGGTGCTGAAGAACCGGATAATATCCGGGATATTTTGGCACAACGCTATCAGGGTTCCCGGTATAGTTTTGGCTACCCAGCTTGTCCCAATATTCAAGACCAGTTTAAGCAGCTGGATTTGTTGGAGACTAGCAGAATTAACTTATACATGGATGAAAGTGAGCAACTTTATCCAGAACAGTCTACGACGGCGATTATTACTTATCACCCAGTAGCTAAGTACTTCACCGCGTAA
- a CDS encoding hemolysin family protein, which produces MLQLITTIFVVILGSALCSSIETALFSVSTLRVRQLAQSNNPSAVALLAIREKMNRPIATIVILNNIFNIIGSIVTGGVATQALGSQWLGIFSAVLTFLIIIFGEIIPKTLGERYCEPISLLAAIPITGLSIVFTPLVWILENVTAPFSKGKKRPTTNEAEIKLLANIGQQEGIIESDEAEMIQRVFKLNDVVAADLMTPRIMVTHINGNWTIAEAQSEIIASQHTRIIVTDNSIDQVIGFSLKQELLTAIVEGNQNYQVAKLVRKVRFVPEVIHADRLLKNFIEAREHLAVVVDEYGSVAGVVTLEDVLELITGEIVDETDRNIDLQEIARKKREKMLQSMTVDGSYLK; this is translated from the coding sequence ATGCTACAGCTAATAACTACCATCTTTGTTGTAATTCTAGGTTCAGCGTTGTGTTCTAGTATAGAAACGGCGCTGTTTTCTGTTTCTACCCTCAGAGTCAGACAATTAGCACAATCGAATAACCCTTCAGCTGTTGCACTTTTGGCAATTCGAGAAAAGATGAATCGGCCAATTGCAACCATTGTTATTCTCAATAACATCTTTAATATTATTGGCAGTATCGTTACAGGTGGCGTTGCTACTCAGGCTTTGGGATCGCAATGGTTGGGAATCTTTTCGGCTGTATTAACATTCTTAATCATCATCTTTGGTGAAATCATTCCCAAAACCCTGGGGGAACGGTATTGTGAGCCAATTTCCCTGTTAGCAGCCATACCTATTACTGGACTTTCTATTGTCTTTACACCTCTAGTATGGATTTTAGAAAACGTTACTGCACCGTTTTCTAAAGGGAAGAAAAGACCCACAACTAATGAGGCAGAAATTAAGCTGTTGGCAAATATTGGTCAACAAGAAGGGATCATTGAAAGTGATGAAGCAGAAATGATTCAGAGGGTGTTTAAGCTCAATGATGTAGTAGCTGCTGACCTCATGACTCCCCGAATTATGGTGACACATATTAACGGTAATTGGACGATCGCTGAGGCACAGTCCGAGATCATCGCTTCCCAACATACCCGAATTATTGTGACGGATAATTCAATTGATCAAGTCATAGGCTTCAGTTTAAAGCAGGAATTACTCACGGCGATCGTGGAAGGAAATCAAAATTACCAAGTCGCTAAACTGGTTCGTAAAGTCCGCTTCGTTCCTGAAGTCATTCATGCAGATAGACTGTTGAAAAACTTCATAGAAGCTCGTGAACATTTAGCCGTGGTGGTAGATGAATATGGTAGCGTCGCCGGTGTAGTTACTTTGGAAGATGTGTTGGAACTGATAACTGGTGAGATTGTTGATGAAACTGATAGAAATATTGATTTGCAAGAAATAGCCCGCAAAAAACGAGAGAAAATGTTGCAATCTATGACTGTTGACGGTTCATATTTGAAATAA
- a CDS encoding zinc ribbon domain-containing protein: protein MANISCPNCHQQVDSQALVCPYCRTTLKAYGHPGVTLHRAAKDTYLCHTCTYHADDTCTFPKRPYAKDCTLYQDIAERNAQLEEQQAANTPSASIKSWMQRNQALLLLLGLLLICFLIVLSTS from the coding sequence GTGGCTAATATTTCTTGTCCTAACTGCCATCAGCAAGTTGATAGTCAGGCTCTTGTCTGTCCTTACTGTCGTACAACACTCAAAGCTTACGGTCATCCTGGCGTTACCTTACATCGTGCGGCTAAAGACACCTATCTATGCCACACCTGTACCTACCATGCTGACGATACTTGTACGTTTCCCAAGCGTCCCTATGCTAAAGACTGTACCCTTTACCAAGATATAGCCGAGAGAAACGCCCAATTAGAAGAACAGCAAGCCGCTAATACTCCTAGTGCATCTATCAAAAGTTGGATGCAACGCAATCAAGCTTTACTACTTCTACTAGGTTTATTACTCATCTGTTTTTTGATAGTCTTGTCAACGTCATGA
- the menD gene encoding 2-succinyl-5-enolpyruvyl-6-hydroxy-3-cyclohexene-1-carboxylic-acid synthase, with the protein MSNLMPIAYKNINQLWAYIFTETLKRLGLAYAVICPGSRSTPLAVAFAQQAPNIEAISILDERSAAFFALGIAKATNRPVAIVCTSGTAGANFYPAVIEAQESRVPLLLLTADRPPELRDCHSGQTIDQMKLYGSYPNWQAELALPVSDMGMLAYLRQTLVHSWYRMQAPTPGPVHLNIPFRDPLAPIPDGTDLSYLLAKFHPEEFFAGITDTTPLPHHSPLSIPPEWLQSQRGIIIAGVAQPQQPQEYCRAIARLSQTLQWPVLAEGLSPVRNYADFNPYLISTYDLILRNQQLATRLAPDMVIQIGDMPTSKELRNWIDTHQPRRWVIDPSDQNLDPLHGRTTHLRIRVEELGYQGVEEDKSSVSEYLQLWCNAETKVRVNVDETLDKMEDLVECKAAWLLSQMLPPETPLFIANSMPVRDVEFFWKPNNLRVRSHFNRGANGIDGTLSTALGISHRQQSSVLITGDLALLHDTNGFLIRNKFVGHLTIILINNNGGGIFEMLPIAKFEPPFEEFFGTPQDIDFAQLCTTYNVQHELIHSWVHLQQRLNPLPNTGIRVLELRTNRKIDAQWRRDNLSNFAADNII; encoded by the coding sequence ATGTCTAATTTGATGCCGATCGCCTATAAAAATATTAATCAACTTTGGGCTTATATTTTCACCGAAACACTCAAGCGGTTGGGATTGGCTTATGCCGTAATTTGCCCTGGTTCTCGTTCCACACCCTTAGCTGTGGCCTTTGCCCAACAAGCACCCAATATTGAAGCAATTTCCATACTAGATGAGCGTTCTGCCGCTTTTTTCGCCTTGGGTATAGCTAAAGCAACTAATCGTCCTGTAGCGATTGTCTGCACTTCGGGAACTGCGGGGGCAAATTTTTATCCAGCAGTCATTGAGGCTCAAGAAAGTCGTGTACCACTGTTATTATTAACCGCCGATAGACCCCCAGAACTAAGAGATTGTCACTCTGGACAAACTATAGATCAAATGAAACTCTATGGTAGTTACCCAAATTGGCAAGCAGAGTTAGCTTTACCAGTATCAGATATGGGAATGCTAGCTTATCTGCGACAAACGCTAGTTCATAGTTGGTACAGGATGCAAGCGCCAACACCGGGGCCAGTACATTTAAATATCCCCTTTCGTGACCCCCTTGCACCGATTCCTGATGGCACAGATTTGAGCTATTTACTGGCTAAGTTTCACCCAGAAGAATTTTTTGCGGGAATAACAGATACTACCCCACTCCCTCATCATTCCCCACTCTCCATTCCTCCAGAATGGTTACAATCACAGCGAGGAATCATCATTGCTGGTGTCGCTCAACCACAGCAACCACAAGAATATTGTAGAGCGATCGCCCGACTTTCCCAAACTCTACAATGGCCTGTGTTAGCTGAGGGACTTTCCCCAGTCAGAAATTACGCTGACTTCAACCCCTATTTAATTTCCACCTACGACTTGATTTTACGCAATCAACAATTAGCAACACGGCTAGCACCAGATATGGTAATTCAAATAGGTGATATGCCAACGAGTAAAGAACTGCGTAATTGGATAGACACTCACCAACCCCGACGCTGGGTAATTGATCCCAGTGACCAAAACCTCGACCCTTTGCATGGAAGGACGACCCATTTAAGAATTAGGGTGGAAGAGTTGGGATATCAGGGGGTAGAGGAAGACAAATCTTCTGTCTCAGAGTATCTACAATTGTGGTGTAATGCTGAAACCAAAGTTAGGGTCAATGTAGATGAGACTTTGGACAAGATGGAAGACTTGGTAGAGTGTAAAGCCGCCTGGTTACTTTCTCAAATGCTACCGCCAGAAACGCCCTTATTTATCGCCAACAGTATGCCGGTAAGGGATGTAGAGTTTTTCTGGAAGCCGAATAATTTAAGAGTGCGATCGCATTTTAACCGAGGCGCGAACGGTATCGATGGTACATTATCCACCGCTTTAGGAATCTCCCACCGTCAGCAAAGTAGTGTGCTAATCACAGGGGATTTAGCTTTATTACATGACACCAACGGTTTTTTAATTAGAAATAAGTTTGTTGGACATTTGACAATTATCTTAATCAACAATAATGGCGGGGGAATTTTTGAAATGTTACCCATCGCTAAATTTGAACCGCCATTTGAAGAATTTTTTGGTACGCCCCAAGATATTGATTTTGCTCAGTTATGCACCACTTATAATGTCCAGCATGAATTAATTCATTCCTGGGTGCATTTACAGCAGAGATTAAACCCACTACCAAATACAGGGATTCGAGTTTTAGAATTACGCACAAATAGAAAAATAGATGCTCAATGGCGACGTGATAATTTAAGCAATTTTGCGGCGGATAATATTATCTAA
- a CDS encoding alpha/beta fold hydrolase — MFPSFLPAAVGQLTESESIALAKSIHTQAIATPLSNQPITTAYVRQGGGGTPILLIHGFDSSVLEFRRLLPLLGKENETWAVDLLGFGFTQRLPGIKFSPIAIRTHLHSFWKTLINQPVILVGASMGGAAAIDFTLTYPEAVQKLVLIDSAGLRGGSPLSKFMFPPLDYLAAQFLRSPKVRDRVSRAAYKNQNLATVDALYCGALHLEMPSWPEALIAFTKSGGYTAFRFKQLAEIMSPTLILWGDTDKILGTEDGKRFKRAIPHSQLIWIEDCGHIPHLEQPEITAQHILNFCS, encoded by the coding sequence ATGTTTCCAAGTTTTTTACCTGCCGCAGTCGGGCAACTTACCGAATCTGAATCGATCGCCTTAGCTAAGAGTATTCACACTCAAGCGATCGCTACTCCCCTGAGTAATCAACCAATCACCACAGCCTATGTACGTCAAGGTGGCGGTGGTACGCCAATTTTATTAATTCATGGCTTCGATAGTTCGGTGCTGGAATTTCGTCGTCTTTTGCCACTGTTAGGGAAAGAGAATGAAACTTGGGCTGTGGATTTGTTGGGTTTTGGATTTACGCAAAGGCTACCAGGGATAAAATTTAGCCCTATTGCCATTAGAACTCACCTACATTCCTTTTGGAAAACCCTGATTAACCAACCTGTGATTTTAGTTGGTGCATCAATGGGGGGTGCAGCCGCGATTGATTTTACCCTGACTTATCCAGAAGCGGTGCAGAAACTAGTGTTAATTGACAGCGCTGGCTTACGGGGGGGTTCACCGCTAAGTAAATTCATGTTTCCCCCGTTGGATTATTTAGCCGCGCAATTTTTGCGTAGTCCAAAAGTGCGCGATCGCGTTTCTCGTGCTGCTTACAAAAATCAGAACCTTGCCACTGTCGATGCTTTATATTGTGGTGCATTACATTTAGAAATGCCTAGCTGGCCTGAAGCTTTAATTGCTTTTACCAAAAGTGGTGGATACACAGCTTTCAGATTTAAGCAACTGGCAGAAATTATGTCGCCGACCCTCATTTTGTGGGGTGATACTGATAAGATTTTGGGTACGGAAGACGGTAAAAGATTTAAAAGAGCAATTCCCCATAGTCAACTAATTTGGATTGAAGATTGTGGACATATTCCCCATTTAGAACAACCAGAAATTACGGCTCAACATATACTAAATTTTTGTAGTTAA
- a CDS encoding carbon dioxide-concentrating mechanism protein CcmK, with protein MPMAVGVIETLGFPAVLAAADAMVKSAAVTIVYYGQAESARLLVAVRGHVAEVRRAVEAGIEAGEQAYGGEVITHYIVPNPPENVVDILPIHFTEESEPFRMF; from the coding sequence ATGCCAATGGCGGTTGGCGTAATCGAAACTTTAGGATTTCCGGCTGTGCTAGCGGCAGCAGATGCAATGGTAAAATCTGCCGCAGTCACCATTGTTTATTATGGTCAAGCGGAGAGCGCCCGCTTGTTAGTTGCTGTGAGGGGACACGTTGCAGAAGTAAGACGAGCTGTTGAGGCGGGAATTGAGGCTGGTGAGCAAGCATACGGTGGTGAAGTCATCACCCACTATATAGTTCCCAATCCTCCCGAAAATGTGGTAGATATTCTCCCCATTCACTTTACTGAAGAATCAGAACCTTTTCGGATGTTCTAA
- a CDS encoding carbon dioxide-concentrating mechanism protein CcmK, which produces MSSLQAIGALETKGFPAVLAAADAMVKAGRVTLVGYIRVGSARFTVNIRGDVSEVKTAMAAGVEAAQNVYGGTLESWVIIPRPHENVEAVLPIGYTDAVQQYRDSVENPIIRSSNRR; this is translated from the coding sequence ATGTCGTCACTACAGGCAATAGGAGCATTAGAGACTAAGGGATTTCCGGCTGTGTTAGCAGCAGCAGATGCTATGGTCAAAGCTGGCCGTGTCACCCTTGTGGGTTATATCCGAGTTGGTAGCGCTCGTTTTACAGTCAATATCCGTGGGGATGTTTCGGAAGTTAAGACAGCGATGGCGGCTGGTGTGGAAGCGGCACAAAATGTTTATGGTGGTACATTAGAGTCCTGGGTGATTATTCCTCGCCCTCATGAAAACGTTGAAGCAGTCCTACCCATAGGTTATACAGATGCTGTTCAACAATATCGAGATTCTGTAGAAAATCCCATTATCCGTTCATCCAACAGACGATAA
- a CDS encoding NIL domain-containing protein — MASDNTLTNKRIRLRIPKDYHQEPVISRLVSEYGLTVNIAAAILGANAVGDGWFDLDLQGTNTQIQSGLNYLQELELEVWDETKVGGW; from the coding sequence ATGGCTAGTGACAACACACTTACCAATAAAAGGATTCGCTTACGGATTCCTAAAGACTATCACCAGGAACCCGTGATTTCTCGGCTAGTTTCGGAATATGGTCTGACAGTAAACATCGCTGCGGCAATTTTAGGAGCCAATGCTGTTGGAGATGGCTGGTTTGATTTGGATTTACAAGGTACAAATACACAAATCCAAAGTGGACTGAACTATCTACAGGAATTGGAACTAGAAGTCTGGGATGAGACTAAAGTTGGTGGTTGGTAA
- the cysW gene encoding sulfate ABC transporter permease subunit CysW → MTISEPKPHSSGTDTGKIKPPQKKSWVPTILIFVAIAYLALIQYIPAINVFVQAFSKGVGPFLENLTHSDFLSAARLTVLLALIAVPLNTVFGLCAAWAIARHKFPGRALVLSIIDLPFSISPVVAGLMLVLLYGRNGWFGTLLEANDIRIIFAFPGMVLATAFVSMPFVAREVIPVLEEFGKDQEEAAKTLGANEWQTFWRVTLPGIRWGLLYGVILTNARAMGEFGAVSVVSGNIANKTQSLPLFVEEAYKQYETEAAFSAAVLLALLAVVTLVLKEIVERKTRIKDVD, encoded by the coding sequence ATGACAATAAGTGAGCCGAAACCGCACTCATCTGGGACTGATACGGGTAAAATTAAACCGCCACAAAAGAAGAGTTGGGTTCCCACAATTTTAATTTTTGTAGCGATCGCCTATTTAGCGTTAATTCAATATATCCCGGCAATCAACGTTTTTGTCCAAGCTTTCAGTAAAGGAGTGGGGCCATTTTTGGAGAACCTCACCCATAGCGACTTTCTTAGTGCTGCCAGATTAACTGTATTGTTGGCATTAATTGCCGTACCTTTAAATACAGTATTTGGTTTATGTGCAGCTTGGGCGATCGCTCGTCATAAATTCCCTGGACGTGCTTTAGTTTTAAGTATTATTGACTTACCCTTCTCTATTTCGCCCGTAGTTGCTGGCTTGATGCTGGTGCTGCTTTATGGACGCAATGGCTGGTTTGGGACTTTACTTGAGGCCAATGACATCAGAATTATCTTTGCCTTTCCGGGGATGGTTTTAGCCACAGCATTTGTGAGTATGCCTTTTGTCGCCCGTGAAGTAATTCCTGTTTTAGAGGAATTTGGTAAAGACCAGGAAGAAGCCGCTAAAACTTTGGGTGCAAATGAATGGCAGACATTTTGGCGCGTTACCCTACCGGGGATTCGCTGGGGCTTGCTATATGGTGTAATTTTGACCAATGCTAGAGCAATGGGTGAATTTGGTGCAGTCTCCGTAGTCTCAGGAAATATCGCTAATAAAACCCAGAGTTTGCCATTGTTTGTAGAGGAAGCTTATAAACAGTATGAAACAGAAGCAGCTTTTTCTGCGGCGGTACTTTTAGCACTACTAGCAGTAGTTACCCTAGTATTGAAAGAAATTGTAGAACGCAAAACTCGCATTAAAGATGTGGATTAA